tggaaattttttttaaaagaaaaagaaaacaaataatGATGCTAAAAGTGGATGGTAAGCTAAAAAACTCGGGAAAAAAGTGTTAAACCCGAGTCGAACATGTGACCTCAACTATAAAAGCGCGCATACTTACCAATTGACCAGTCTATACATTTGTTTACAAGGTTCTCCTACAAAATATTAATGGGTTCCTATAGAATTTTGTATATACCTCGACACTATAAATTACGAATCGACcgggttcctgggaaccccctAAATGGATGTAGATCCGCCCCtgcttaaaacagatttcgctctctactaaagacgacgcgtctgtctcccagaaTACAGCAGCCGAAGCAGTTTGTACTGCCGGAGAAggccacgcgcccgaggttacaccggaTAAAAACATACTGTTAGATCTTTTGTAAACTAAGAATAGAAATGTAGTTGAATCATGTAGAGAAACTTATCTCTATATGTTCCCAACATATGAGTCATCAAGTACTTCTTCTTCAAGGACTATTCATGCAATATGTTTATTAAGTTAGGCgcatagcctacttttaatacaAGAGACATGGGGTAGAGAAAAATGTCTCACTTAATTAgagatttattagagacataaactctaataaaaactaataaattgacataaaaactctacttaaAAGTTTATGTTTCATACGAAGAGTCTAGTACTTAATTAaagatttattagagacataaaatctaataaaaactaataaattaacATAAAAACTCAACTTAAGAGTTTATGTTCCAtatgcagtggcgaagcttggaaaaaaagttcggggggtcggaagGTAACGGACCTAAAAAAAAATTTTCTATCGCGAGTTTCGAGGTGTATGTTCGGGTCAGACGTCGGTGATTCGATTTGAGTCGGGTCGGGTCAgacattaatatcaaataaaaaacgttctcaaacattaaaaaaaagttaTCACTTTATTATTCCCCGTATCATAATCTAATAACAAAACAACATAACAAATcaccctaaatttcaaactctaattTTTATCTAAATCAAACCAGaataagattaaacaaataaaattagacatagttacagaaagattcaacaagtttaggacaaaaattcggaccaatttcacccctaatttcaacctaaatcacataaattgCAGTACTAAATTCaacctaaagataaaaaaacacataTATTTAACCTTACGAAGATTGAAGAAGTCAAACTGATAGGGTTAGAACAGATTTAGAGGAAAAGAAGCTAAAGGGAAAGATAATTTCACCAAATCTGTTACCATTATTCCTTCATACGTTTAACATAAATAGATATGCAAGTTACAATCATACCCCTTGCATAATagaaaataacaaaaataccCTCAAACTAGAAATCAAAGTTTAGAtactaaaaacataaataaataacgTAACAATACTCCCTCCTTAACCCACTTTTTGTCCTCAAAAAGTGATTCAAGGAACCTTGTCTTCGTCCTCTTCCGTTGCTTGTTTTTCATCATCTACCACTTCAAGTATGTAGAGTTGTTTTTTCTTACACTTGTGCCCCGGAACAAACCTTTCGGTACACCAGAAACATTCCCCCTTTGCCCTTTTTTGCTCAAATTCATCACTCGTCAAACGCCTCGATCTAAGGATTCCTGGTGTAGAACTTGATGGCTCGGTTGTTGGACTTGGCAGCAAGGGTAGTTTTGAACCATTAACGGGAGGTGTTATTTTGACATCTTCGGGTTGCAGCCCATCCTCCACAGCGTTGAAACGCTTCATCAAGCATGTGTTGTTCATAGTTTGAATTCTTGCTAACCCATACGCCTCACGTAGTGTTTGAGGCTTGAACATCTTTACCGGCCCTTTTATTTCCGGCTTCAAACCCTTCAAATATAGGCTAACATCATAAGGTTCGCTAACGGTAACCTTGTTAAGCAAGCGATCAAAACCTGAATTATATTCTTGTAGACCCTTGGCGTTATCAGTAAGTTGAACGAGAGATGCAATCTCTTCCATAGGGTCTTCAAACATTGCATCAGAAAAACGGGCAGAGATCGAACGAACATAGTCCGCCCATGGGACCTCGGCAACCGTGGCATTACGGGTCTTCAAGTAGGCACAGTGCCATTGGAGGGCATCACCTTCCAAGTGAACCGCAGCACAACGTAATTTCGAGTCATCAGGAGTGTCATCCATCGAAAAAAAATGTTCGCAGCGATAGACCCACCCCTCAACATCGTCCCCCGAAAATTTAGGGAAGTCGATCTTACCGATACGGAATGGTTTGGATGTTCGTGAGTCACCATCTGGGCCGGAGAAGGACCCGAAGGAACTGCCTGACGATTGAACTCCCTTGTCACGGACAGCCTTCAAGATTTCTTCCTGTTGCTTCGATGATTGCTCCTGTTGTTTCATCAAAGCGGCTAAGGCAGTTTGGATATCAGCGATCGCCTTATCGTGGGATTTAAGGGTGTTGTCGACTTCTTGGTTGCGGGTCATGGCGGCGGCGGCAAGGTGTTCCGATGAGGAGTCGGAACGGCTCTGATACCCTTGATAGGGTTAGAACAGATTTAGAGGAAAAGAAGCTAAAGAGAAAGATAATTTCACCAAATCTGTTACCATTATTCCTTCATACGTTTAACATAAATAGATATGCAAGTTACAATCATACCCCTTGCATAATagaaaataacaaaaataccCTCAAACTAGAAATCAAAGTTTAGAtactaaaaacataaataaataacgTAACACAAACAAGAGTACAAGACCACAACAACGAGCAGCGTTTTGGCTTCTGTTCTCGAACAAGAAGCTGAAGTCGAACAGTTTTGAAACCTGCATTCCCCCCCCCCCTTCTGCAGTTCTGGCTTGTGGCTTCTGTTCTTCTGGTCGATGTCCCAAAGTAAAcgaatttgggttttttttttgatAGGGTGGACTTTTAAGTTGggctatataatatatatatatatattctagtattctaccaaatataatgatttgggctataatatttgggctaattaaatattttatttgagctatataaataaaaaaactaaaaccggggggtcgaaaacgtatatacctacaaaatcctatacgaaacatacatatataacactactgaccaaaaagttcggggggtcgggcgcccctccccgccccttaaaTCCTACACCCCTGTCCATATGAATAGTctagtaaataattataatttcGTTAAATTATAATTTCACTAAATTAATATCCATTCATAATATCTAAATTTCTATTCATAATATCTAAATTTCGAACTGATTAGTAGATAAATTGAATTATGTGTTAAGATAGACGATGACATAGCTTTGCTTGAATACAATAGGATAGAGATTATAAAAGAGCTATGATACAATACAATAGAGATACGGCTGCATGTTGTGGAAGGGGTGAGCACCCGGCGCTAGCCACGTCATCCGCCACCTGGCTCACGAGCACCACAACACAGTCAGGCTAGCGCCAGCGTGAGTGGCCAAAGTGAGCGTGGTAACCTGGGTGAGCGAGTATTTTGGGGTGTGGTAGCTTGGATGAGTAGAGGTTAACCACAATAGGCTCAAGTGAGAGGAGGCGCGAGTGAGCAAGGTAATGAGTAGGCGTCTAGTCAACGTCATGTGTCGTAATATTAGAGGATACATTCGGTTGTCAAGTGAACGACAACGGATAGTCTAATGTGATGTGATAAAGATGATTTGAATAAGatcattttgaaaagaaacaaaaaagataaatataataATGTGTAATAAATAACATGATAGACACTAGTTGAGAATTAAACAATAAAGACCATGATTAACTTGCTATAATTTAGGTGGCTATGATACATTATATATGAAAGGAATGATATGAAGAACCAAACATTCATAAAGAACTAACTTCTTATGTTTACACAACTTTTATATCTAACACTTTCATGCTTGGTCTATGTATATATCGTAAAGGCTAGTGAGATTGTCAAAATAAAGATTCCAATCATGACATAGAAGTTCGGTGGACTATTCATTTTATTACCAACTCATTTTAGAATCATGTGGACAGGGGCTggctgtttgacaacttctgaatggttaagtgatgaaccagtaagaggtctaaatcATTAAGAGCAGGTATAATTCTTAACCGTTTAGAGACAAACGTCTGACccattcagattagaggtcttaaccattcagattttgtataatgcttaaccatccAGACATCTGcttgcgaaacaaacagtctgaaccattaagtgctgaaccagtaagatgtctgaaccattaagaggtaaacaaacagccccttacatGTTAAGCTTCATAAGGTCGGGTAGAAGAATGATCTTTACAAGTGATATCAGGTTCATGGTCTAGCACGAATCATCACTTGTTTAAACGACAGTATTATTATTGTCGAATATCCAACCATTTGAACTATAAAATAACAATAAATATATCGATATCCACTCTTCAAACAGCCGACCATTAGTATTTAGAAGAACATTTGACCGTTGGTTAACTTAATTACTTTTAAAGATTGGTCAAGCCCCCAAAGCTTACCACAGATTCAATATTAGTTAGTACTTATACTTGTATATTCACATTAGTTCTGTATTTTTAACCGTTTGGGCTGTCTCTTGTTTGTATTAACTtacatatattttaatatataacttCAGAAAgttatatattaatattttataataaaattaaatcaGTGTGAATCAAAATCAAATATTCAAGTGTTCTTTGAGAACTACAATGCCCAACACCAAACTTTACATGAATAACTTTTCAGTAACCTCAGAGACCCACACATTCAAGCATAGACACCTGTGTCAAACTTCAATCAACGGTCCAGATCAACCACTTAAATGGGTCCCACTGATCTCCCAAACCAGAGTGTTGAATTTCTTGGCATCCCTCCTTTGACTTCCTCTCCCCTGCAATAGAACATTCAACCAACCTCCatcttttaaaaaataaaaaaaagttaaatcccattttagttcttgtggtttgagccatttttttcagtttagttcaaatgtttcatttttcgtatgtaggttcaaaaaggtttcaccgttgctattttaatccactgggttaacttcatccattatttctgttaatgagaaagacaatttggtcattttatacggccgaattacccttctagctcacaaaattacatataaaataactGAATTCCCTTCTTGTTaaaagaaaaaatggatgaattaacccagtggactaaaatagcaacgataaaacctttttaaacccacaggcgaaaaatgaaacttttggactaaactgacaaaatggcacACACCACacaccacagggactaaaatggcatttaactctaaaaaaaaGTTTCAAACTTTACAAGTAAAAttcactaatttttttttaatctctAATAAAGTTTGATCACCCAGGTACACCTATTGACAAAAATCCACTCACGTACGCAATGATAAACAAAACGCCAATGATCTATCCCGTCACTAGTTTCAAAAGAAACCCATCGTTCAATATGACTCGCAAATAACATTTTATCACGAACTAGACGAGAGTCAAACCAACCAAAGAGGTCTCTAGAGCGCTGCCtatttagtattatattataaaATTCATTAAATGGCACCATTAAACTTGAAAGCAACCTCAACAGTTAGGACAATCTTGTAATTTCATCAACAACCACCCCACTGGATTCCATCTTCTGACCTTACCTTCCACCATTACTTATACCCATAAAACACCATTACAACcctagaaagagagagagagagagagggatggAGGCATTACCAAGGTCAGAAATATCATTTAGAAGATCAGGGTCATCAGGACTTGTGTGGGATGATAAACTGCTATCAGGGGAGCTAAAGccaaaagatgaagaagaaagagagAAAAAAGAGCCACAAAGATCAGAACCAAAGCCTTACAAATCAGTAGAAGTTGAAGCCACTATTGACCCTCCATCTCCAAAGGTCTCTGGTTGTTGTGCCATGTTTGGGAAGCCTGTTAAAGCCAACAAAAACACACCCCACAAGCAGAAAACCAAACCCACCCACAAATCTTGAATCTTGAATCTTGAAAGATTCTTGATTTGGGGTGAGTCTTGATTGATTGCATCTACTTGTTGTTTCTTGGGTGTTTTGTGGGTCAATCTTTGTTTGGGTTTAGTTTCATGGATACATCTCTATATCTATAATTCTATATATCTCTATGTCTATATTTATATATGGATACAAACATATTATATTGGGGCATTGGGGACTATAGTTTTGTGTTCTTGGGATGGTGTCTTATGTAGGGTTTTATAGTTTCTTCTTGTGTTCTTTTTCTTTATGTAATTGTTTGTGTATACAATTCTTTCTTCTCTCAAATTTATGGGTGTGTTTAAAGAGTTTTTGTATAGAGAATCCCCAATTTTATTATCATGCATTAAAGGGTTGTACCTTGGAATGGATCATAATCACAAAAACATTGGTAATATGAGTTGTGTTGAAAGAATTtatgtatgaatgaatgaatCATCTGTCTTTTTGAATAGATTGTACCTTAATTGAATCATGAAGATCTTTACTTTTTCTTACTTTAATTGTGCAAAGAATCCCTAATTTTTGAATAAAAAATATGTAAAAATATGCATTAAATTTGTTATCTTTGCTTTGTTCTCTC
The Helianthus annuus cultivar XRQ/B chromosome 6, HanXRQr2.0-SUNRISE, whole genome shotgun sequence genome window above contains:
- the LOC110944847 gene encoding uncharacterized protein At1g15400-like; this encodes MEALPRSEISFRRSGSSGLVWDDKLLSGELKPKDEEEREKKEPQRSEPKPYKSVEVEATIDPPSPKVSGCCAMFGKPVKANKNTPHKQKTKPTHKS